In Clostridia bacterium, the genomic window TCTACTTCATGTACACTGTTGATAACATAATCAAAATTATATGTATTGATTATATCGGTGTTTTCTTGATTTTTTTCTCTAAAATATCCTACTTCAATTCCGACAATCAATTCAACATTATGTTTTTTTGCAAAATCCACATTAGAGCTTATAGTTTCAAAATATTTTTTTACATCAAGTTCTTTTCCTTGAGGTACATAAAGAGAGCCGTTTTCAAAATGATCAGTTATTGCAAGATATTTTAGCCCTATTTTTTCAGAATGCAAAATTAATTCTTTTAAGTCTTGTTTTGAATCAAATGAAAAATTGGTATGTGTGTGAAAATCAGAATTAATCATAATGTGTATTTTAAAAACCATACATGCCTATATGGCGTTGTATGGTTTTTCCTTTTACATAGTTATTTATTTTTTATTTACTTTCCGTCATTAATATAGAGTATTCCTAATGTTCCTTTGCCGCAATGAGAAGTTACTGTTGAGCCTGCTTTGGTTTCCAAAATTTGGGCAAAATCAAATTTTTCTTTCAGCATATTTCTTACAGCGTCAACAACTTCTTGAGGCGCGTCAGTGTGAGTTATGAATACTCTCTTGGTGTCGGGAGTGTTAAATGTCTCAAGGATATCTTGTACATAGCCTTGCACAACTTTTAGCATTGGACCTCTAAATTTTTTGCCTACATCAAGTTTTCCGTCTTTCATGATGATAGTAGGCTTAATTTTCAAAAGATTTGCGCCAAAAAGCTGGAGCTTGGAACATCTTCCGCCTTTATAAAGATAGTTAAGAGTATCAATTATAAAAGATGTCTGGACATGAGGTATGCGGGCATTTACTGCATCGACTATTTCTTGTGCGGTTTTGCCTTCTTGGGCTAGGTCATATGCATATAAAGCTAATAAAGCAGAACCTGTAGAGAGAGCCAAAGTATCAATGACATAAACGCCTTTTAGTTCATTTGCAGCCATATTAGCTGATTGATTTGAACTAGACAAAAAGCTGGAAATAGAAAAGTGAATTACTTCATAACCCTCATTCAAAAACTGTTCAAAAAATTCTTTATAAACTTGTGCGCTTCTCGCTGCTGTTTTGGGCAATTTTCCAGTATTTTTCTCATAATCGTATATGTCTTGTCTTGTGATATTAACTCCGTCCAGATAAGTGTCAGAGCCTAAATTAACCTCCAAGGGCATAAGAGATATATTATACTTTTCCAAAAGCTCAGGTGATAAGTCAAGAGTGCTATCACCAGTTATTTTAATTTTCATAAATGCTCCTTTTATTGTCTATAAAAAATCCATTTTAAAAATTCATTGTCCGATATGTCCATAATCACTTTGCCCCTTAATTCATGTTTGGCAACAAATCCAAACGTTCTAGAGTCCGTACTGTTATTTCTATTATCGCCCATAACAAAAAAACAATCTTTTGGAACGGTATATTCTTTGCCAAATTCTATGAATCCCCCAAAGCTTCGAGTGGTCATAGAGAATCCATAATTATTTTTTTTCCATTCATTACCTTTTTTAAAATAAAGGTTTACTTGGTCATTCTCTTTTACGAACTTAAAAGTATTTCCCTCTACGGCGATTACGCGTTTTATATACATATCAGTATTTCCATCTTTGAGCAAAATGACAACATCGCCTGGTTGAGGTTCTAAAGGAAATCTGTTGACCAAAATTATTTGACTTTCATGGAAAGTGGGTTCCATTGAGGAACCTATTATCGTATAGCCATGATAAAGGTTCAAAGCGGCAAGATAAATTATCATGACCATAATTACTATATCGCCAAAAGTAATTATTTTTTTTCGTCTTTTTTGTAAAAGTGATTCCATTTATCTTTGCCTCATAAAATTATATCATAGCATTGTTACATTTATGTGTAATTACCAACACTAAACAAAAACAATATGTTATAATATAATACTTTTTATGCTTTTTAATGCCTTAACCAAATCAAGCATAATTACGTGATTGCAACCTAGACACTGAAGTTTTACATCAGCACCTGTTCTTGTGATCAAAAACAAATTGCTCCCGCAAGGATGAACTTTTTTCATTACGGCTCTTGCGCCTGTAACTAAGTTTTTGGTGTTTACATCTGCCATTTTGCTATACCCAAATAATGTTATTAATCAAAAATTTATCTTGACATTTTATATACAGCAATGCAATGTTTTCAAAACTTTTTAGCGAAATTCCGTCTGAAGTTTTGAACTCATTAGCAGCAAGTGTAACCTTATTCCAAATCTCCGCGCCTTCAACATTAAGCGTGTAGTAATAATCATATTCCCATTTTTCATTGATATAATTTTTTAAGGCTATTATAACCTTTTGGTTGACAGGAGAATAATATCCTATTTGCAGCTGATCTCCTTCATAGCCCTTGAATTTTGGATCGCCCAATTTGAATGTAGCAAGATCGCCTATCAATGCTTTTATTCCATACATATCAAAAGCGCCTTTTTCCATAACAAGTTCTTTACTGTTGTGGAAAAGTTCTTCCGAATTGATTACGGTAAAGCAATCCAGATTTAAAGATGAATCGTACACCAATCTGCTTGCTTTTACATTGGGTGTCATAACCTTTAATTCTGAAGGTATTATTGCACTCATATTGCTGCTAGATACATAATCGTTTTGATAAAAAACATTTGCGAAAGCAAAATAATATTCTGATACATCCAAGATTTCTGCTGCAGCAAAATATATGCCGTCGCCCGCAGTATCGCATTTTAGTCTTGTCCAGTTTCTAATAC contains:
- the lepB gene encoding signal peptidase I — its product is MESLLQKRRKKIITFGDIVIMVMIIYLAALNLYHGYTIIGSSMEPTFHESQIILVNRFPLEPQPGDVVILLKDGNTDMYIKRVIAVEGNTFKFVKENDQVNLYFKKGNEWKKNNYGFSMTTRSFGGFIEFGKEYTVPKDCFFVMGDNRNNSTDSRTFGFVAKHELRGKVIMDISDNEFLKWIFYRQ
- a CDS encoding DegV family protein, encoding MKIKITGDSTLDLSPELLEKYNISLMPLEVNLGSDTYLDGVNITRQDIYDYEKNTGKLPKTAARSAQVYKEFFEQFLNEGYEVIHFSISSFLSSSNQSANMAANELKGVYVIDTLALSTGSALLALYAYDLAQEGKTAQEIVDAVNARIPHVQTSFIIDTLNYLYKGGRCSKLQLFGANLLKIKPTIIMKDGKLDVGKKFRGPMLKVVQGYVQDILETFNTPDTKRVFITHTDAPQEVVDAVRNMLKEKFDFAQILETKAGSTVTSHCGKGTLGILYINDGK
- a CDS encoding DUF951 domain-containing protein produces the protein MADVNTKNLVTGARAVMKKVHPCGSNLFLITRTGADVKLQCLGCNHVIMLDLVKALKSIKSIIL
- a CDS encoding PHP domain-containing protein produces the protein MINSDFHTHTNFSFDSKQDLKELILHSEKIGLKYLAITDHFENGSLYVPQGKELDVKKYFETISSNVDFAKKHNVELIVGIEVGYFREKNQENTDIINTYNFDYVINSVHEV